From one Culex quinquefasciatus strain JHB chromosome 3, VPISU_Cqui_1.0_pri_paternal, whole genome shotgun sequence genomic stretch:
- the LOC119769015 gene encoding uncharacterized protein LOC119769015: protein MTMRFYIRTNQSIMKALLVLTIYTVAVKSNLISNKSQNEYMKIIQLYSSSILYIIDNYYESKIYPIYVLYNGMESDTMLFQQDISNAMLGSASKNSNNIFYISCEQLGLPIYHSVMFIESYDSLRKSYSNFDNYHSSGRHTIILNSSSTSKPISLNTLFKNLWSSNITNVVVLSNIDNNRSIEIYTYFPFHEENCDRIESTILTKFYLDNPPDKNIILFPNRLTNFHNCSVKVGTFDVKPYIIEEPENNKIKFSGIEARLVQIVSQKLNFNIVYQSPTNNVQWGFIRQENSTGLMKMIQTKEVDLGVACIALSPPRSQYLQSGVPHYISKILFAIPDGRLYTPLEKIVRPLETDTWFALGFSLISFICSTILIHRSSQHHFKMKPVLIINILNMLFGGSNPNPPRQNYARILLFWWIYFSFLIRTIYQGLLFKYLQHDQRWPRLETISDAEKEGLTFYMVDVAERYFTHSPEVLRRTSFLPHETDNVILALEQMAQHEIKGVVLVSLNHIAYHNKFNSKLGIIYAMIDPVATYSVAVHYPRNSPLVDIFDRIFLQLQATGIVNYWANKYGDYAFLAMKLDNPAEPTPLGNNHLAGLYIIFSISMFIATVVFIGEILSAQLRELFYRKFCL, encoded by the exons ATGACAATGCGATTTTACATTCGTACCAATCAGTCAATCATGAAAGCTCTATTAGTGTTGACCATCTACACTGTCGCAGTGAAATCGAATCTGATTTCAAATAAGTCTCAAAATGaatacatgaaaattattcaattgtATTCTAGTTCCATTTTGTATATAATTGATAATTATTATGAAAGTAAAATTTATCCAATATATGTGTTATACAATGGTATGGAGTCAGATACAATGTTATTCCAGCAAGATATTTCAAATGCAATGTTAGGCAGTGCAAGTAAAAATTCGAACAATATATTCTATATATCGTGCGAACAACTTGGACTACCAATTTATCATAGTGTCATGTTCATTGAAAGCTATGATTCCCTTAGAAAATCTTATTCCAATTTCGATAATTACCACTCATCGGGCCGGCACACTATCATTTTGAATAGTAGCAGTACTTCTAAGCCAATTTCACTGAACACCCTTTTCAAAAACTTGTGGTCCTCAAACATTACAAATGTCGTTGTTCTATCAAATATAGACAATAATAGAAGTATTGAAATTTACACTTATTTTCCTTTTCATGAGGAAAACTGTGATCGAATAGAATCCAccattttaacgaaattttatCTCGATAATCCTCCCgacaaaaatatcattttatttccaaatcgtttgacaaattttcacaattgtTCCGTAAAAGTTGGAACGTTTGACGTAAAGCCTTATATAATCGAAGAaccagaaaataacaaaatcaaatttagtGGCATAGAAGCTAGACTAGTTCAAATTGTATCGCAGAAATTAAACTTCAACATCGTGTACCAATCTCCAACTAATAATGTTCAGTGGGGATTTATCCGTCAAGAGAACAGCACTGGCCTTATGAAAATGATTCAAACGAAAGAGGTAGATCTCGGGGTGGCATGCATCGCCTTGTCACCCCCTCGTAGTCAGTACCTTCAATCAGGAGTGCCTCATTACATTTCTAAAATACTGTTCGCCATTCCTGACGGTCGTTTGTATACGCCACTGGAGAAGATTGTCCGACCGTTGGAAACAGACACGTGGTTCGCGCTGGGATTTAGTCTAATTTCGTTCATatgttcaacaatacttatccATCGAAGCTCTCAACACCATTTCAAGATGAAACCTGTACTAATCATCAATATTCTGAACATGTTGTTTGGTGGCTCCAATCCCAATCCACCTCGCCAAAACTATGCAAGAATACTACTGTTTTGGtggatttatttttctttcctaATTCGAACGATTTATCAAGGACTGTTGTTTAAATATCTCCAACATGACCAAAGATGGCCCAGATTAGAAACCATTTCGGATGCTGAAAAGGAAGGACTTACATTTTATATGGTAGACGTTGCGGAAAGATACTTTACTCACAGTCCGGAAGTGCTCAGAAG AACATCATTTCTACCACATGAAACCGACAATGTGATCCTTGCATTGGAGCAGATGGCACAGCATGAAATCAAAGGAGTTGTTCTTGTATCATTAAATCACATTGCTTACCAcaacaaattcaattcaaaattaggAATTATCTACGCTATGATCGATCCAGTTGCCACTTACTCTGTCGCGGTTCACTATCCAAGAAATTCACCGTTAGTGGATATTTTTGATAGAATATTCCTTCAGCTGCAAGCTACTGGCATTGTAAACTATTGGGCCAATAAGTATGGAGATTACGcatttttggccatgaaattggACAACCCTGCTGAACCAACACCGCTGGGAAATAACCATCTCGCAGGATTATACATAATATTCTCAATTTCTATGTTTATCGCTACAGTGGTGTTTATTGGTGAAATTCTGTCTGCACAATTGAGGGAATTGTTTTATCGAAAGTTTTGTTTGTGA